From one Dysidea avara chromosome 9, odDysAvar1.4, whole genome shotgun sequence genomic stretch:
- the LOC136266392 gene encoding uncharacterized protein isoform X4: MPGEHHLTNKGNKTIIANRKHWTLQGQAGMSTIIKCIGPNVTLIFRNMVTLTITNIQFQHCGGSIPPYPAVTVLYILHCHNITMFNMTIVATLSSNGVVLVDTVGPVIVNNYTITLSGCDTHPTTTLYGILVNFTTINIHAMYSFASINYNTSLLNTDSCTSYMLGVFHQHMYNDVTIKVNRLNISNTVNSKVLQYHSYSCQSHSNNQLTINDSVISGHVGLMSSLFDVTFEDCWLKGDHYTTQDSVVLLTHCQFMYNTWSSANPVIKVQAKFSVFTKSQVLISNCNFTKNKNMFILKVESANDIGWPYTTQVLITNTIISAITLDNKKEKSSSLIAVQHTHLLVRQLIINYTNIKWYRGGQSAIMWLTESLIIAETRLEFTNNEIQYLAAFTPGSYMGLLLDDSIYEVSDNSVRSLFYVDRTKGGATGSHPCILQFISRKKRMAKRRYLKYKIIIKNNKESRSLFKSPVKLFSSERCKVVAGAAFDKYSYSEIGGNYTILKDNKNKQEQEICNCKNDHQRWCDRYELKARYPGQTVTSFLVLRQAVDSMTLSVDETQSTCRVLNKDELIQTKPNNCSEFHYTISSDNDHHCELYLTETAMLVTDSFKIELNRCPLGFSLSNKDNRTCQCDQVLTNTSIPLSCDINTEMILRPPNSWMYGEVKDPHEVNDYKYIYYISVNCPFDYCHPHSSHIHLQHPDVQCDFNRTGPACGHCPSNLSTIFGSSRCQHCTNNYLIIILPIAIAGIVLVLMMFVFNLTIVNGVISTFILYVNLLSINKTLLFPTNSSHSPVYVIIALANLDLGVEVCFYDGMDGYMTMWLQLAFPFYLIFIAGLLIIASRYSTLVQRVTAQRGLPVLATLFLLSYTKILITTCIVLFSYTEIITLSRSGQSSRLVWSVSTDVPLFGRQHAPLFAINLISLLILIPFNIVLLFNRQLARFRLIQRFKPLLDPYKAPYQDRYYYWTGYQLVIRTILLGITALSKNNNLTVATLIIGCVMCVHGYLSPFNSNLLNLQELGLMLNVLTVYVLVNVDQSSLVILIIVSMAVAYITISLLCHCVQHTCGRLVKTSLHDKVMKWRMRYSLTHSIEMDTKLLPDENWVTGTYEEYREPIVALNN; the protein is encoded by the exons ATG CCGGGAGAACACCACTTGACTAATAAAGGCAACAAGACTATCATTGCTAACAGGAAGCACTGGACACTACAAGGTCAGGCTGGTATGTCTACTATCATCAAATGTATTGGACCAAATGTCACATTGATATTTAGGAATATGGTAACTTTGACAATTACTAATATACAGTTTCAACATTGTGGAGGTAGTATACCACCCTACCCAGCAGTTACAGTCCTGTATATCCTACACTGTCACAACATCACAATGTTTAACATGACCATTGTAGCAACACTGTCCTCTAATGGTGTAGTACTAGTAGACACTGTGGGACCAGTTATTGTTAACAACTACACCATCACATTGTCTGGGTGTGACACTCACCCTACAACCACACTGTACGGCATACTAGTGAACTTTACTACTATCAACATACATGCAATGTACTCGTTTGCCTCAATTAACTATAATACTTCTTTACTGAACACTGATAGCTGCACCAGTTACATGCTGGGTGTATTTCACCAGCACATGTACAATGATGTAACCATCAAAGTCAATAGACTCAACATTAGTAATACAGTGAATAGTAAAGTACTCCAATACCACAGCTATTCATGTCAGTCACATTCCAATAACCAGCTTACTATTAATGATAGTGTGATCAGTGGTCATGTGGGGCTGATGTCCTCATTGTTTGATGTTACATTTGAGGATTGCTGGCTGAAGGGAgatcactacactacacaggacAGTGTTGTGTTGTTGACACACTGTCAGTTTATGTACAACACCTGGTCATCAGCTAATCCGGTAATTAAAGTACAAGCCAAGTTTTCTGTATTTACTAAATCTCAGGTGTTGATTTCAAACTGTAACTTCACGAAAAACAAAAACATGTTTATATTGAAAGTTGAAAGTGCAAATGATATTGGTTGGCCCTACACTACACAAGTCCTCATCACTAACACTATCATATCTGCTATCACCCTGGACAATAAAAAGGAGAAATCATCATCATTGATAGCTGTGCAGCACACACATCTGCTGGTCAGACAACTCATTATAAACTATACCAATATTAAGTGGTACAGAGGTGGCCAGTCAGCAATTATGTGGCTAACCGAATCACTGATTATAGCGGAGACTAGACTAGAATTCACAAACAATGAGATACAATATCTTGCTGCATTCACACCGGGTAGTTACATGGGCTTGTTGCTTGATGACAGCATTTATGAGGTGTCTGATAACAGTGTTCGCAGCTTGTTTTATGTAGACCGGACTAAAGGTGGTGCTACTGGTTCACACCCTTGCATACTACAGTTTATTAGCAGAAAAAAACGAATGGCCAAGAGGAGATATTTAAAGTATAAGATTATTATTAAAAACAATAAGGAGAGCAGATCATTGTTTAAAAGCCCGGTTAAATTATTTAGCAGTGAACGCTGTAAGGTGGTAGCTGGGGCTGCATTTGATAAATACTCTTACTCAGAGATAGGTGGTAACTATACAATACTGAAGGACAATAAGAACAAACAGGAACAAGAGATATGTAACTGTAAGAATGATCACCAGCGATGGTGTGACCGGTATGAACTAAAGGCAAGGTATCCTGGTCAAACAGTGACTTCATTCCTTGTTCTAAGACAAGCCGTTGACAGTATGACTTTATCAGTGGATGAGACACAGTCAACCTGCAGAGTACTGAACAAAGATGAACTGATACAGACTAAACCAAACAATTGTAGTGAGTTCCACTACACCATATCATCTGACAATGATCATCATTGTGAATTATACCTCACTGAGACTGCTATGCTGGTCACCGATAGCTTTAAAATAGAACTAAACCGTTGTCCCCTGGGATTTTCCCTCAGTAATAAGGACAACAGGACCTGTCAGTGCGACCAAGTTCTCACAAACACATCGATCCCTCTATCATGTGATATTAATACTGAGATGATCCTCAGACCTCCTAACAGTTGGATGTATGGTGAGGTGAAGGATCCACATGAAGTGAACGACTACAAGTACATCTACTACATCTCAGTCAATTGTCCATTTGATTATTGTCACCCACACTCCTCTCACATACACCTACAACACCCTGATGTTCAGTGTGACTTCAATAGGACCGGACCAGCCTGTGGACACTGCCCTAGCAACCTCAGTACCATATTTGGCTCATCAAGGTGTCAACATTGTACTAATAATTACCTAATCATAATCCTACCCATAGCCATAGCAGGGATAGTACTGGTATTAATGATGTTTGTGTTTAACTTGACTATTGTGAATGGAGTTATTAGTAcatttatattatatgttaattTACTGAGTATCAACAAGACATTGTTATTCCCAACCAACTCCTCTCATAGTCCGGTATATGTGATAATAGCACTGGCTAATCTTGACCTCGGTGTAGAGGTGTGTTTCTATGATGGGATGGATGGATATATGACGATGTGGTTACAGTTGGCATTCCCCTTCTACCTCATATTCATTGCAGGTTTACTGATCATCGCTAGTCGCTACTCCACCCTGGTGCAGAGAGTTACAGCACAAAGAGGCCTGCCAGTACTAGCTACACTGTTCTTATTGTCTTATACTAAGATATTGATCACAACTTGTATTGTACTATTCTCCTATACTGAAATAATCACGTTATCAAGATCAGGTCAGTCCAGTAGGCTGGTATGGTCAGTGAGTACTGATGTGCCATTGTTTGGACGACAACACGCTCCACTGTTTGCCATCAACCTCATCTCATTACTCATACTGATACCATTTAATATTGTATTGTTGTTTAACAGGCAACTAGCAAGGTTTAGACTGATACAAAGGTTTAAGCCACTTCTTGATCCCTACAAGGCACCATATCAAGACAGATACTATTACTGGACTGGATATCAGCTAGTTATCAGAACAATACTACTGGGTATTACAGCACTTAGTAAGAATAATAACTTGACAGTAGCTACCCTGATCATTGGCTGTGTGATGTGTGTACATGGATACTTGTCACCATTCAACAGTAACCTACTAAACCTCCAGGAATTAGGGCTGATGCTCAACGTGTTAACAGTTTATGTACTAGTTAATGTAGACcagtcatcattagtaatacTAATAATAGTTAGTATGGCAGTGGCCTACATCACTATCTCCCTATTGTGTCACTGTGTACAGCACACTTGTGGGAGACTGGTGAAGACTTCACTACATGATAAGGTGATGAAGTGGAGGATGAGGTACTCACTCACTCATAGCATTGAGATGGATACTAAACTATTACCAGATGAGAACTGGGTTACTGGAACATATGAAGAATACCGTGAACCAATTGTAgcactaaacaactaa